One genomic segment of Candidatus Kryptonium sp. includes these proteins:
- a CDS encoding alkaline phosphatase family protein gives MSVALLFFDGIGIGENDPEKNPFARFRSKFFRAFTNEDNHTAEYDGIIVPTDATMNITGYPQSATGQTTIFTGVNASEIMQGHINGFPTPTLRKILLSESIFLKLKKLGKRVTFANAYSRHYFELRGEKLSASTYAVLASQVPFRWYDIELKEGKAVPADLTGEFMKKFYPDVKIITPEESGKIIARLIDEYDFVMYEFPFTDEAGHNQDFELALEYISRIERFLDSLLTTLDLCKHLVILTSDHGNIEDLSVKTHTLNKVPTIIWGKGKEKVASEIKSLLDITPAIIKYLTDRF, from the coding sequence ATGTCTGTTGCTCTTTTATTTTTTGATGGAATAGGCATAGGTGAGAACGATCCGGAGAAAAATCCGTTTGCGAGATTTAGATCAAAATTCTTTCGTGCGTTTACGAATGAAGATAATCACACAGCAGAATATGACGGCATAATTGTTCCAACTGATGCAACTATGAACATCACAGGCTATCCACAGAGTGCAACTGGGCAGACGACAATTTTCACTGGTGTAAACGCGTCCGAGATAATGCAAGGACATATTAACGGCTTTCCGACGCCTACTTTGAGAAAGATTCTTCTATCAGAAAGTATATTTTTGAAGCTAAAGAAACTTGGCAAAAGAGTGACATTTGCGAATGCTTACTCAAGACATTATTTTGAACTTCGTGGGGAAAAGCTTTCAGCTTCCACTTACGCTGTCTTGGCTTCGCAAGTTCCATTTAGATGGTATGATATTGAATTAAAAGAAGGCAAAGCAGTGCCAGCTGATTTAACAGGGGAATTTATGAAAAAGTTTTATCCGGATGTTAAAATAATAACTCCTGAAGAATCTGGAAAAATAATCGCAAGATTGATTGACGAATATGATTTTGTTATGTATGAATTCCCATTCACGGATGAAGCAGGACATAATCAGGATTTTGAACTTGCTTTGGAATATATCAGCAGAATTGAACGATTTCTTGATTCGCTGTTAACAACACTTGACCTGTGCAAACATCTTGTGATATTGACGAGCGACCATGGAAACATTGAGGATCTTTCCGTTAAAACCCACACGCTGAACAAAGTTCCAACCATCATCTGGGGAAAGGGGAAAGAGAAGGTCGCAAGCGAGATAAAATCACTCCTTGATATAACGCCTGCGATAATCAAATATCTCACCGACCGATTTTAG
- a CDS encoding TonB-dependent receptor → MLKKLLILSLLLINLLQSQYQISGKVYDSNTNEPLAGANVFVKELNTGTTTNFDGEFTLRLNTRGKFNLKISYVGYKSVDTLIDLNRSGIVLSIGMKPDVVKLGEVEVSGSVEKNGISLKNYVAAKQLSRGIFDGLSYEQIKLTIASTSSELMNKIVGVSVKQGKFVNVRGVYERYNLATLNGSFLPSPEPDQKAFTFDLIPAGLIQEVKVIKTFSPELPGNFGGGIVDIKTIEFSEALSNSLNLSVAGIPDATFRRFFVYGMNRLNAFGPSNITTGLPSSLPEDLSKLPHEQRILFAKDIKNLWNRNTFYYIPNFRMNFLSMGKIPFGGLSYSFGVIYSGESSKRNLEVYEYEWDGSKRFEYTGDRISRASQLTGYFDLKTKFSEQIVGFRGMIVGIYEDESANLRGFQYTDQWAEQNQMSIKFNQRNLYFWQLYGEHLFGDVKINWQGSTSSILNTEPDSRRLVYQRDIDNPNSRFSILLGPQASFKNGGILYSYLKDNLNEVKADVKFPILGIDLRSGVNFWETKRNFKFRLIGVVVTPFMNYQMYYLPPDSIFLPENFKRDGFSLDEYVSGTNRYKAYDRVLAYYLLAEIPFRIGNQRFNFASGLRVENSSQNIYTRDFTNTKDEIIIRKHYEIFPSVELKYSPTHMINVKLSYSQTVNRPELREIAPFAYYDFYSQTTIVGNPQIQRALIFNYDLRAEIFSLGEDMLSIGVFHKHIKSPIEKVIITGVALGKLRTFMNGKFAKVSGLEVEFIKDLKFLKVVGNVSVLKSSVDVEKTETTVERKGRSLQGQPPYLVNLLLVHEKPESRFSASISYNLTGPRIHDVATEYTEDIIEIARHQVDFRFGYRLNRIISLSLSGKNITASPIVLKQGKEINQKITTVASISFGVNVKF, encoded by the coding sequence ATGCTTAAAAAGTTATTAATTCTTTCCCTGCTTTTAATAAATCTCCTGCAAAGTCAATATCAGATCTCCGGAAAAGTTTACGATTCAAACACGAATGAACCGCTTGCTGGGGCAAATGTATTTGTGAAGGAATTGAATACTGGAACAACAACAAATTTTGATGGCGAGTTTACGCTCAGGTTAAATACCAGGGGAAAATTCAATTTAAAGATAAGCTATGTTGGTTACAAATCTGTTGACACACTGATAGATCTTAACAGGAGCGGAATAGTGCTAAGCATCGGAATGAAACCTGATGTCGTTAAGCTTGGCGAAGTTGAAGTTAGCGGCTCTGTTGAAAAAAATGGGATTTCTTTGAAAAATTATGTTGCAGCAAAGCAATTGAGCAGAGGGATATTTGACGGATTAAGTTATGAGCAAATTAAATTAACAATTGCCTCAACCTCATCTGAACTCATGAATAAAATCGTTGGGGTTTCAGTAAAGCAGGGGAAATTTGTAAATGTGCGGGGGGTTTATGAAAGATATAATTTAGCTACGCTTAATGGTTCGTTTTTACCAAGCCCGGAACCAGATCAAAAAGCTTTCACATTTGATTTAATCCCAGCTGGTTTAATTCAAGAAGTTAAAGTCATAAAAACATTTTCACCAGAGCTTCCAGGAAACTTTGGAGGTGGAATAGTTGATATTAAAACGATAGAATTTTCCGAAGCGTTATCTAATTCTTTAAATTTGTCAGTTGCAGGAATTCCGGATGCTACTTTCAGAAGGTTCTTTGTTTATGGGATGAACAGATTGAATGCATTTGGACCTTCAAATATAACCACGGGGCTTCCTTCAAGTTTACCTGAAGATTTAAGCAAATTACCGCACGAGCAAAGGATACTCTTTGCGAAAGATATCAAGAACCTCTGGAACAGAAATACATTTTATTATATCCCGAATTTCAGAATGAACTTTTTAAGCATGGGGAAAATTCCGTTTGGCGGATTAAGTTATTCGTTTGGAGTTATATATAGCGGCGAATCATCTAAAAGAAACCTTGAGGTTTATGAGTATGAATGGGATGGCTCAAAACGATTTGAGTATACTGGAGATAGAATTTCGCGGGCATCTCAATTAACGGGATATTTTGATTTGAAAACGAAATTTTCTGAACAGATCGTAGGTTTTAGAGGGATGATCGTTGGTATATACGAAGATGAATCGGCAAATTTAAGAGGTTTTCAGTACACTGATCAATGGGCTGAACAAAATCAAATGTCAATAAAGTTTAATCAAAGAAATCTTTACTTTTGGCAACTGTATGGGGAACATTTATTTGGTGATGTGAAAATTAATTGGCAAGGTTCTACATCATCCATCTTGAACACTGAACCAGATTCAAGACGCCTCGTATATCAGCGAGATATTGATAATCCAAATTCAAGGTTTTCTATTTTGCTTGGACCGCAAGCCAGTTTCAAAAATGGGGGGATTTTGTACTCATATCTTAAAGATAATTTGAATGAGGTCAAAGCAGATGTAAAATTTCCTATTTTGGGTATAGATTTAAGAAGCGGTGTTAATTTCTGGGAGACCAAGCGTAATTTCAAATTCCGATTGATTGGAGTTGTAGTGACTCCGTTTATGAATTATCAAATGTATTATCTGCCACCTGATTCCATATTCTTGCCTGAAAACTTCAAACGAGATGGTTTTTCATTAGATGAATATGTTTCGGGAACAAATAGATATAAGGCTTACGATAGGGTTTTAGCATATTACCTTCTTGCTGAAATACCGTTTAGAATCGGAAATCAAAGATTTAACTTCGCATCTGGCCTTAGAGTTGAAAATTCATCTCAAAACATCTATACGAGAGATTTTACAAATACTAAAGATGAGATAATAATTCGGAAACATTACGAGATCTTCCCATCAGTTGAGTTAAAGTATTCTCCGACGCATATGATAAATGTTAAACTTTCATATAGTCAAACTGTTAACAGACCTGAGTTAAGAGAAATTGCTCCGTTTGCATATTATGACTTCTATTCGCAAACTACAATCGTAGGGAATCCACAGATTCAAAGGGCGTTGATTTTCAACTACGATTTGAGGGCAGAGATTTTCAGCTTGGGTGAGGACATGTTATCCATTGGGGTTTTTCATAAGCATATAAAGTCGCCGATAGAGAAAGTGATAATTACAGGGGTTGCGCTTGGGAAGTTAAGAACATTTATGAATGGTAAATTCGCAAAGGTCTCTGGCCTTGAAGTTGAGTTTATAAAAGATCTAAAATTTTTAAAGGTTGTTGGTAATGTTTCAGTTCTTAAATCAAGTGTTGATGTTGAAAAAACTGAAACAACTGTAGAGCGCAAGGGTAGAAGCCTACAGGGACAGCCCCCGTACCTTGTTAATTTGCTTTTGGTGCACGAAAAGCCAGAATCAAGATTTAGCGCAAGCATATCATATAATCTCACTGGGCCGAGAATTCACGATGTAGCAACTGAATATACCGAAGATATAATTGAAATAGCAAGACATCAAGTTGATTTCAGATTTGGGTATAGACTGAATAGAATAATTAGCCTTAGTTTAAGTGGCAAAAACATCACTGCGTCACCGATCGTATTGAAGCAAGGCAAGGAGATAAATCAAAAGATAACAACAGTAGCAAGCATTTCTTTCGGCGTGAACGTTAAGTTTTAG
- a CDS encoding T9SS type A sorting domain-containing protein: MAQPPANVVVIQGRITRDSTLTADKQYLLRGFVTVERGATLRIEPGTVIYGDKETKGTLIVKRGGKIIANGTKDKPIVFTSAQPVGRRAAGDWGGIIILGEAPVNTPTGTAVIEGGIPPEDGTYGGTNPDDSSGVFRYVRIEFPGIAYTPDNEINGLTMGGVGRKTLIEYVQVSFSGDDAFEWFGGNVNAKYLISYKNLDDDFDSDLGWNGKVQFAIALRDPAIADISGSNGFESDNDPTGSFNNPRTSPIFSNVTLVGPMPDTNFTGYNANYRRGLHLRRATLTNLYNGVIIGWPTGIFLDGSAVARAAQNDTLQIRNTVIAGIRAASQVTTNVSGFDARAWFLTSGYANRIYPIVDSIRMCAAFDLANPRPLPCPGSPLIGMASFANPRLQDPFFTNVNWVGAFGPDAAQRWDIGWTNYDPQNTDYSRFLKVYEKVSDLPTQFELKQNYPNPFNPETVIEFSIPKSGRVSLVVYNAIGQEVARLIDENLESGSYKVKFNGGNLPSGIYIYKLSAEGRSISRKMVLVK, from the coding sequence ATGGCGCAACCGCCGGCAAATGTTGTAGTGATTCAAGGAAGAATTACGAGGGATTCTACACTTACCGCCGATAAGCAATATCTTTTGCGTGGATTTGTTACAGTAGAGCGAGGTGCAACATTAAGAATTGAACCTGGAACAGTTATATATGGTGATAAAGAGACAAAAGGAACATTGATAGTTAAAAGAGGTGGAAAGATAATTGCGAACGGAACAAAGGACAAACCGATAGTATTTACAAGTGCGCAACCTGTTGGAAGGAGGGCAGCAGGTGATTGGGGAGGGATTATAATACTTGGTGAAGCTCCGGTTAATACTCCAACGGGAACTGCAGTAATTGAAGGTGGAATACCACCGGAGGATGGAACATATGGAGGTACAAATCCAGATGATAGCAGTGGAGTTTTTAGATATGTAAGAATTGAATTCCCAGGTATAGCATACACACCTGATAATGAGATAAACGGGTTAACTATGGGTGGTGTTGGTAGGAAAACTTTAATTGAATATGTACAAGTTAGCTTCTCTGGCGATGATGCTTTTGAATGGTTTGGTGGTAATGTGAACGCTAAATATTTAATCTCATACAAAAATCTTGACGATGATTTTGATTCAGACCTTGGTTGGAATGGTAAAGTTCAATTTGCAATTGCCTTGAGAGATCCGGCTATTGCTGATATAAGTGGTAGCAATGGCTTTGAGTCGGATAATGATCCAACTGGTTCATTTAATAATCCCAGAACTTCGCCGATATTTAGCAATGTCACCTTAGTTGGTCCGATGCCGGATACAAACTTTACAGGTTATAATGCTAACTATAGAAGGGGGCTTCACTTAAGACGCGCAACCCTAACAAACTTGTATAACGGTGTTATAATAGGATGGCCAACTGGGATATTTCTTGATGGTTCAGCGGTTGCAAGAGCAGCTCAAAATGATACTCTTCAAATAAGAAATACTGTTATCGCAGGCATAAGAGCAGCAAGCCAAGTTACAACCAATGTTTCTGGTTTTGATGCAAGAGCTTGGTTCTTAACTTCTGGATATGCAAATCGTATTTATCCGATCGTTGATTCAATAAGAATGTGTGCTGCATTTGATCTCGCAAATCCGCGCCCATTGCCCTGTCCCGGATCACCGCTAATTGGAATGGCAAGCTTCGCAAATCCAAGATTACAAGATCCTTTCTTCACGAATGTTAATTGGGTTGGTGCTTTCGGACCAGATGCAGCTCAAAGATGGGACATTGGTTGGACAAATTATGACCCGCAAAATACGGACTATTCAAGATTTCTAAAAGTTTACGAGAAAGTCTCTGATCTTCCTACGCAATTTGAATTGAAGCAAAATTATCCTAATCCATTCAATCCAGAAACAGTGATAGAATTTAGTATTCCAAAGAGTGGTAGGGTAAGCCTTGTAGTTTATAATGCTATAGGTCAAGAAGTCGCAAGGTTAATTGATGAAAATCTTGAATCTGGTTCTTACAAAGTGAAATTTAATGGGGGGAACTTGCCAAGCGGGATTTATATCTACAAGTTAAGCGCTGAGGGAAGATCAATTTCAAGAAAAATGGTTCTTGTTAAATAA
- a CDS encoding aldo/keto reductase, giving the protein MKLTRREFLKKTSASIIGLGLVGINDNKSEIEKRKLGRTGLEVTILGLGCAQIGGMRNFKQAVKIIETAIDLGINYIDTASTYGNAEEKVGEVMKTRRNEVILATKTLQRDKDDSWREINTSIERLKTDYVDILQIHSVNTIYELNKITSKNGSLYAVIRAKEEGLCKHIGITGHTRPEVIKEALNRFDFETVLVPLSSVDKLLNDFGEVIFPIAKRKNIGVIAMKVLSDGRFTNFVSESLRYVFSLPISTAIVGVKTIDELKQNVEIAKNFVPMTKSEMERFIEKTKNSTSTSILWWKNL; this is encoded by the coding sequence ATGAAACTCACAAGGAGAGAATTTCTTAAGAAAACAAGCGCATCAATTATCGGTCTCGGGTTGGTCGGGATAAATGATAATAAATCCGAAATAGAAAAAAGGAAACTTGGCAGAACAGGTCTTGAAGTCACAATCCTTGGTCTCGGCTGTGCTCAAATAGGAGGGATGAGAAACTTCAAACAAGCAGTTAAAATTATTGAAACTGCGATTGATCTTGGTATAAACTATATTGACACCGCAAGCACATACGGAAACGCTGAGGAAAAAGTTGGAGAGGTAATGAAAACAAGAAGAAATGAAGTTATACTTGCAACGAAAACTTTGCAAAGAGATAAAGATGATTCATGGCGCGAAATTAACACAAGCATTGAAAGGTTAAAAACCGACTATGTTGATATTCTACAAATTCATTCTGTAAATACAATTTACGAACTTAACAAAATCACATCAAAGAACGGTTCTCTATATGCTGTGATCAGAGCGAAAGAGGAAGGGCTTTGTAAACACATCGGAATCACAGGTCATACAAGACCTGAAGTAATAAAAGAAGCACTTAACAGATTTGATTTTGAAACTGTGCTTGTCCCCTTGAGCTCCGTAGATAAACTTCTAAATGATTTTGGTGAAGTAATTTTCCCAATTGCTAAAAGGAAAAACATCGGCGTAATTGCAATGAAAGTTTTATCGGACGGAAGATTTACGAATTTCGTCTCCGAAAGTTTAAGATATGTTTTTTCTCTTCCAATAAGCACAGCTATTGTCGGAGTGAAAACGATAGACGAATTAAAGCAAAATGTTGAAATTGCTAAAAATTTTGTTCCAATGACTAAATCAGAAATGGAACGATTTATAGAGAAAACTAAAAACAGCACATCAACTTCTATACTTTGGTGGAAAAACTTATAA
- a CDS encoding asparagine synthetase B, with the protein MRKILILIVFLYQFLSGQDKILIYMDLKQTDHLKAYGIAYFALKHGVDVDWLLNYRGGSFMMDYHDVIANECRIRGVAFDVISSLEAMQIYAQIQDENNNMDVVRLEKAPKIAVYVPPNFRPWDDAVTLALEYAEIPYDKIWDEEILNGKVYEYDWLHLHHEDFTGQYGKFYASFGRTQWYIEEQMMYEREAKRLGFKKVSELKKAVARGIKEYIASGGFVFAMCSATDALDIALAAENTDICDVMYDGDPPDPDCQQKLDYSKTLAFENFKLEMNPYRYEYSDIDLPPSDPPPLRDPSTDYFTLFEFSAKYDPVPTMLTQNHVNVIRNFMGQTTSFNRKLIKKSVVILAEKEGTDEVKYIHGNYGRGTFTFLGGHDPEDYQHAVGDPPTDLSLHKNSPGYRLILNNILFPAAKKKKLKT; encoded by the coding sequence ATGCGAAAGATTTTGATCTTGATCGTTTTTCTTTACCAATTTTTATCTGGACAGGACAAAATTTTGATATATATGGATTTAAAACAAACCGACCATCTCAAAGCATATGGCATAGCATATTTCGCGCTAAAGCATGGTGTTGATGTTGATTGGCTTTTAAATTATCGTGGTGGTTCATTTATGATGGATTATCACGATGTGATCGCAAACGAATGTAGGATTCGTGGTGTTGCTTTTGATGTGATCTCATCTTTAGAGGCAATGCAAATCTATGCGCAGATTCAAGACGAAAATAACAATATGGATGTCGTTCGCCTTGAAAAAGCCCCTAAAATTGCCGTATATGTTCCCCCAAACTTTAGACCTTGGGATGATGCCGTGACCCTTGCGCTTGAATATGCAGAAATTCCATATGATAAAATTTGGGACGAAGAAATTTTAAATGGGAAAGTTTATGAGTATGATTGGCTACATCTGCACCATGAAGATTTCACTGGTCAATATGGGAAGTTTTATGCTTCGTTTGGAAGAACACAATGGTATATTGAGGAACAAATGATGTATGAGAGAGAAGCCAAACGACTCGGATTTAAAAAAGTTTCTGAACTTAAGAAAGCTGTCGCTCGCGGAATTAAGGAATACATAGCTTCAGGTGGTTTTGTATTTGCTATGTGCTCTGCAACAGATGCGCTTGATATCGCACTTGCAGCTGAAAATACAGACATCTGCGATGTCATGTACGACGGCGATCCTCCAGATCCCGATTGTCAACAAAAACTTGATTACTCAAAAACACTTGCTTTTGAAAACTTTAAACTTGAAATGAACCCATACAGATACGAATATTCCGATATTGATCTTCCTCCAAGCGATCCACCACCTCTTCGTGATCCATCAACCGATTATTTCACACTTTTTGAATTTTCAGCAAAGTATGATCCCGTTCCGACGATGCTAACTCAAAATCATGTTAATGTAATTCGCAATTTTATGGGACAAACGACATCTTTTAATAGAAAATTGATAAAAAAATCGGTCGTCATTCTTGCCGAAAAAGAAGGAACTGACGAAGTAAAGTATATCCACGGTAATTATGGACGTGGAACCTTCACATTTCTTGGTGGTCATGATCCAGAAGATTATCAACACGCTGTTGGTGATCCACCAACTGATCTTTCACTTCATAAAAACTCGCCTGGTTATAGATTGATCTTGAACAATATCTTATTCCCTGCAGCAAAAAAGAAAAAGTTAAAAACATAA
- a CDS encoding tetratricopeptide repeat protein, translating into MKINFLKPICLFLIINFAIAQTQSELNLLRLAQSFERGGEYERALKIYEELYSQNPENRVYLEALVRLNIQTKNYDKAIKLAQSWLTTHPDDIDIRGKLGDAYFKSGKEKEAIEIWDRTVKTYKNNPGVYRMIADYLIQNRLYDKAIEYLATAQKISGVPELYSLEIAMLYEFTMRFDKAVEEYIKVLRRTPSMIPSVKHRMSSYIDRADVQKQILPILESEARISKQNIGIVELYSWILIEAKDYQKALEVQKQLDKITFANGEILLNFAQDMFSQGIYHIASKAYATIIESYPNSKILPEAKFGFVRSNEEMLRLKFSTLEKPDSVFFSELKKVENEYIKISNEYAGTKYEANSLFRLGLIKLDIYFDLDQAQRYFEEIEKKFMLYIGKDAILKLGEIFTLKGDLNLAREKYLHLLKIKNFQDTLRVKFLLAQLDYYDGNFNSAIKTLEEVSKSTSSDFSNDAIELMMKIQSNRFPADEYLKMFAIAELKIRQKKFGEAISILESIISKCKNCQISDDAIFTISKTYQSIKKLDEALKYIEVLMNEYPESIYTDDALMEMGLIYQKLGKPDLAINSYTKLISKFPNSIFVSEARKRIRELRGEIQ; encoded by the coding sequence ATGAAGATAAATTTTTTGAAGCCAATTTGCCTGTTTTTAATAATTAATTTTGCCATCGCACAAACTCAAAGCGAACTTAATTTATTACGACTTGCTCAATCTTTTGAAAGGGGCGGTGAATACGAAAGAGCTTTAAAAATTTACGAAGAACTCTACTCACAAAACCCAGAAAACAGAGTTTACCTTGAAGCCCTCGTTCGCTTAAACATTCAAACCAAAAATTATGACAAAGCCATTAAACTTGCACAATCATGGTTAACAACCCATCCAGATGATATTGATATTAGAGGAAAACTTGGAGATGCTTATTTCAAATCTGGAAAAGAAAAAGAAGCAATTGAAATATGGGATAGAACCGTCAAAACTTACAAGAATAATCCAGGAGTTTATAGAATGATAGCGGATTATTTGATTCAAAACCGACTTTACGATAAAGCCATTGAATACCTTGCAACCGCTCAAAAGATCTCAGGAGTCCCCGAACTATATTCACTTGAAATAGCAATGCTTTACGAATTTACGATGAGATTTGATAAAGCAGTGGAAGAATACATCAAGGTTTTACGAAGGACACCAAGCATGATCCCAAGCGTTAAACATAGAATGTCCTCCTACATTGACAGAGCAGATGTTCAAAAACAAATTTTGCCTATTCTTGAATCTGAAGCGAGAATTTCAAAACAAAACATCGGTATAGTTGAACTTTACTCGTGGATTTTGATAGAAGCGAAGGATTATCAAAAAGCTCTTGAAGTCCAAAAGCAACTTGATAAAATTACATTCGCAAACGGTGAGATTTTGCTAAATTTTGCACAAGATATGTTCAGTCAAGGAATTTATCATATAGCCAGCAAAGCCTATGCAACGATAATTGAAAGTTATCCCAATTCAAAAATTTTACCTGAAGCGAAATTTGGATTTGTTCGCTCAAACGAAGAAATGCTTAGATTAAAATTTTCCACACTTGAAAAACCCGACTCAGTTTTCTTCTCTGAACTAAAAAAAGTTGAAAACGAATACATTAAGATTTCAAACGAATACGCTGGAACTAAGTATGAGGCCAATTCTTTGTTTCGCCTCGGGCTTATAAAGCTTGACATTTATTTTGACCTTGACCAAGCCCAGAGATATTTTGAAGAGATTGAAAAAAAATTCATGCTCTACATCGGCAAAGATGCGATATTAAAGCTCGGCGAGATATTTACTTTGAAAGGCGACTTAAATTTAGCAAGAGAGAAATATCTTCACTTGTTAAAAATCAAAAACTTTCAGGATACCCTCAGAGTTAAATTTTTGCTTGCTCAACTTGACTATTACGATGGAAATTTTAATTCCGCAATCAAAACTCTTGAAGAAGTTTCAAAATCTACTTCATCTGACTTTTCAAACGACGCTATTGAACTTATGATGAAGATTCAATCAAATCGCTTCCCCGCCGACGAATATCTCAAAATGTTTGCGATAGCTGAATTAAAAATAAGACAGAAGAAATTTGGTGAAGCAATTTCCATCCTTGAAAGCATAATATCAAAATGTAAAAATTGTCAAATAAGTGACGATGCCATTTTTACGATTTCAAAAACATATCAATCTATAAAAAAACTTGACGAAGCGTTGAAATACATTGAGGTTTTGATGAACGAATATCCTGAAAGCATTTACACAGACGACGCATTGATGGAAATGGGATTGATTTATCAGAAACTTGGAAAGCCCGATCTCGCAATTAACTCATACACGAAACTTATTTCAAAATTTCCAAATTCTATATTTGTGAGCGAAGCGAGAAAAAGAATTAGAGAATTAAGAGGCGAGATACAATGA